agtctctctctaccagctggtcgacagagtagagtctctctctaccagctggtcgacagagtagagtctctctctctaccagctggtcgacagagtagagtctctctctctaccagctggtcgacagagtagagtctctctctctaccagctggtcgacagagtagagtctctctaccagctggtcgacagagtagagtctctctctaccagctggtcgacagagtagagtctctctctctaccagctggtCGACAGTAgagtctctctctaccagctggtcgacagagtagagtctctctaccagctggtcgacagagtagagtctctctctctaccagctggtcgacagagtagagtctctctaccagctggtcgacagagtagagtctctctctaccagctggtCGACAGAGTAGAGTCTCGACCCATTTCATGTTTCCTGACACGTCAGTGTTTGTCGTTTTTCTTTTTCAGTCCCTGAAGGTCCGTCTGGCTGACGTCACCAGGGAGACGGTccagaagagtgtgtgtgtcctcagtcaagtggtgagtgtgtgtgtgtgtgtgtcctcagtcaagtggtgagtgtgtgtgtgtgtgtgtgtcctcagtcaagttgtgtgtgtgtgtgtgtgtgtgtcagtggacagcctcctctctgtccataggcCCCCGGCCCTCCATGACCCCTGGGTCAGTGGACAGCCTACTCTGTCCGTACGCCCCCGATGACCCCTGGGTCAGTGGACAGCCTCCTCCCTGTCCGTACGCCCCCGGCCCTCCATGACCCCTGGGTCTGTGGACAGCCTCCTCTCTGTCCGTACGCCCCCGATGACCCCTGGGTCAGTGGACAGCCTCCTCCCTGTCCGTACGCCCTCTATGACCCCTGGGTCAGTGGACAGCCTCCTCTCTGTCCGTACGCCCCCGATGACCCCTGGGTCAGTGGACAGCCTCCTCTCTGTCCGTACGCCCCCGATGACCCCTGGGTCAGAGGACAACCTTAATCAAAATCAAAATTAAATATAGCtcttttttgtattatttttatttttttcaaatgaGCCAGTGAAGTTGCACATTGGTGAAATCAGCCATTATTCAGTTTGAATTGTAGACGACTGGTGACAACCCTTCACTTGGTCAATGATGTCCTTCTTCCCCAGCCTCTGTACGGTCTCCTCCAAGCTAAACTACAGCTCATCACACACGCCTACTTTGAGGAGAAAGACTTCTCACAGATTTCGATATTGAAGGTGAATGTTTCCAGTCAGCTCTCTTTCACGGTCAGATGTTTAGTCCCCAAGTCTTTAATCCCTTTATTCTGTGATGTGTGACCTCACGCGTTTGTGGAACATTGAACTCAGAACCTTgtctttaccctcctctctctctcccccaactttctctctcgacccctcctctctctctctttcccccctcctctctctctcccctcttttctacccctcctctctctccccctcctctcttaatacccctcctctttctctctcgaaccctcctctctctctcccccctctctttctacccctcctctttctctctctccccctctttctctctctccccctctttctctctctccccctctttctctctctacccctcctctctctctctacctctcctctctctctctaccgctcctctctctctctttctctccatctgtaGGAGTTGTATGAACACATGAACAGCTCCCTGAGAGGGACAGCTCTAGAGGGATCCCAAGTGTTCCTGGGTAAAACTGTTCTGCTATTTTCCCTGGcttcaaatggcaccccattcacttcatagtgccctgctataggcccttcatagtgccctgctataggcccttcatagtgccctgctataggcccttcatagtgccctgctataggcccttcatagtgccctgctataggcccttcatagtgccctgctatagacccttcatagtgccctgctatagacccttcatagtgccctgctatagaccctgctttaggccctgctttaggccctgctttaggccctgctttaggccctgctttaggcCCTGTTTCAGGCTtttaggccctgctttaggctTTAGACCCTGTTTTAGGCCCTGTTTTAGGTTTTAGTCCCTGTTTTAGGCTTTAGACCCTGTTTTAGGCCCTGTTTTAGGCtttaggccctgctttaggctttaggccctgctttaggcCCTGTTTCAGGCTtttaggccctgctttaggctTTAGACCCTGTTTTAGGCCCTGTtttaggccctgctttaggctTGAGGCCCTGCTTTAGGCCCTGTTTCAGGCTtttaggccctgctttaggctTTAGACCCTGCTTTAGGCCCTGCATTAGGCTGTAGGCCCTGCATtaggctgtaggccctgctttaggccctgcattaggctgtaggccctgcattaggctgtaggccctgcattaggctgtaggccctgcattaggctgtaggccctgcattaggctgtaggccctgctttaggccttgcattaggctgtaggccctgctgtaggccctgctttaggctgtaggccctgcattaggctgtaggccctgctttaggccctgcattaggctgtaggccctgcattaggctgtaggccctgcattaggctgtaggccctgctttaggccctgcattaggctgtaggccctgcattaggctgtaggccctgcattaggctgtaggccctgctttaggccctgcattaggctgtaggccctgcattaggctgtaggccctgctttaggctgtaggccctgcattaggctgtaggccctgcattaggctgtaggccctgctttaggccctgcattaggctgtaggccctgcattaggctgtaggccctgctttaggccctgctttaggctgtaggccctgcttTAGGCCCTGCGTGAGGCTGTAGGCCCTGCTTTAGGCCCTGCATTAGGCTGTAGGCCCTGCATTAGGCTGTAGGCCCTGCATtaggctgtaggccctgctttaggccctgctttaggctgtaggccctgcattaggctgtaggccctgcattaggctgtaggccctgcttTATGCCCTGCTTtaggctgtaggccctgctttaggccctacattaggctgtaggccctgcattaggctgtaggccctgcattaggctgtaggccctgctttaggctttaggccctgctttaggccctgctttaggccctgctttaggctGTAGGCCCTGCTATAGGCCCTGCGTTAGGCTATAGGCCCTGCTTTAGGCCCTGCGTGAGGCTATAGGCCCTGCGTTAGGCTATAGGCCCTGCGTGAGGCTATAGGCCCTACGTTAGGCTATAGGCCCTACGTGAGGCTATAGGCCCTACGTTAGGCTATAGGCCCTGCGTGAGGCTATAGGCCCTGCGTTAGGCTATAGGCCCTACGTTAGGCTATAGGCCCTACGTGAGGCTATAGGCCCTGCTTTAGGCTATAGGCCCTACGTGAGGCTATAGGCCCTGCGTTAGGCTATAGGCCCTACGTTAGGCTATAGGCCCTACGTGAGGCTATAGGCCCTGCGTTAGGCTATAGGCCCTACGTTAGGCTATAGGCCCTGCTTTAGGCCCTGCGTGAGGCTATAGGCCCTGCGTTAGGCTATAGGCCCTGCTTTAGGCCCTGCGTGAGGCTATAGGCCCTGCGTTAGGCTATAGGCCCTACGTGAGGCTATAGGCCCTGCGTTAGGCTATAGGCCCTACGTTAGGCTATAGGCCCTGCGTTAGGCTATAGGCCCTACGTTAGGCTATAGGCCCTGGTCACCTGTGGGGTGATCAGGTGTCTATTGTCGTAGCCTCTAAACATGTCCTAGATTAGCTGCAGAAAAATGTCTGTCACGTGTGACAATTGAGCCACTTGTTATGGTGATAAACCCAGCTTACAGAAACAGGCTGCATCTTTACAAGGGGGGGGTCTTCTCTCATGACGTTGAGCTCAGCTGGCATCCAAAATGTctccctatttcctatgtagggCCCATGGAGCTCTGGTCGAAAGTATTACCCTCTATAGGGAATgggggtgtaatttgggacacatATTCACACGTGTGATAGAAATGTCCTCCTTGAGGCAAATTTCACATTCTTCACATTCTCTCCCGACAGGTATGTCACCAAGAGATTTAATACTGCACTTTCGACACAAGGTACATTTTATGTGTTTTGAGGCAAGCAGATGACTTGTAAAGGTTTaagttgagtcccaaatggcaccctattccctacatagtgcactactgttgaccaggcccCCAAAGAACCGTAGCCCGACGAGCGGTAGCCCAGAGAACCGTAGCCCAGAGAACCGTAGCCCAGAGAACTGTAGCTCGAAGAACTCTGGCTCGAAGAACTGTAGCCTGAAGAACTGTAGCCTGAAGAACTGTAGCCCGAAGCACTGTAGCCCAGAGAACTGTAGCCCAAGAGAACTGTAGCCCGAAGCACTGTAGCCCGAAGAACTGTAGCCCGAAGCACTGTAGCCCAGAGAACTGTAGCCCAAGAGAACTGTAGCCCGAAGCACTGTAGCCCAGAGAACTGTAGCCCAGAGAACCGTAGCCCGACGAGCGGTAGCCCAGGTCCCTGTGGGATCTGGtcttaaagtagtgcactataaacggagtagggtgccatttgggaaatcCCCCTGGAAACACCTGCCAAAGATTGTAGTTTAATTGTTGTGCTTTAATTAACATGCTTCCTtaactctccccttctctctctctctctctctctctccttctctacccccccccccccctccccaggttCTGATCCTCTTCAAACTGATTCTGCTGGAGAAGAAGGTGAAAACGTGATTTAGCACCGACAGCATATCACAACCCAATGACATGTACCACACACAGTGACCTCACAGCAAGAGAGCATGTCGTCAGTCATCGTTTCTACCCCAAGAGGGACAGAACGAACATAAAACACCTCCAGGGAACTTATCTCCCCATAGATGACTGTGTGCatgtccccccccctctcaggTCCTGTTCTACGTGTCTCCAGTCAACAGGCTAGTGGGAGCTCTGATGACCGTACTGTCTCTGTTCCCAGGTGAGAGGAGTCCACCAGTCACTGTGCGTCTcaaatgataccctattccctatatacagtagtttttaaacatttattttatttaaccaggcaagtcagttaagaacaaattcttattttcaatgacgacctaggaacagtgggttaactgccttgttcagggacagaacaacatgtttaccttgtcagctcggggattcgatccagcaacctttcagttactggtccaacgatctgaccacgaggctacctgccacctctacactctaaccactaggctacctgccgcctctacactctaaccactaggctacctgccacctctacactctaaccaccgtgcattacttttgaccagatccctatgatATAGTGAATATTGTATTAGGATTAATATGGGTGAGTATGGGTGATTTGTGGCGAGTGTGGGTGATTTGTGGCGAGTGTGGGTGATATTGTGAGTGTGGGTGATATTGTGAGTATGGGTGATATTGTGAGTATGGGTGATATTATAAGTATGGGTGATATTTGGTACACATGTTGTTGGATTTTTCTTCCCCCATACTGAAGGTCAAAGGTGATGTTGAGTCCTATAGGTCAGGATATCATGTATGCTGTGTTTCTTCCTCAAGGTATGATAGAGCACGGCCTGGCTGACTCCTCCCACTACCGGCCGAAGAGCAGCGTCTCCGAGGATATCACACTCGGAGACTGTGTGTCTGGGGCAGAGGACTTGGTCTCTGTTTCCGTCACTGACATCACCAACGCCACCGTGGAGCTAATGGGGGAGGAGGGCTTCGGAGACACCACCTCCACAGTGAAGGCTTCACAGAGGACATCGTCTTCCCCAGAGACCTCCACTAGGGAGAACACCCAGCTGAAGCCCCCCTCCCGGACTTCCCCAGACTCCTCGGAGAGCGACTGGGAGACACTGGATCCCAGTGTTTTGGAGGAAGGGACTAGAGACTCTGAGACGGGGGGTTCAGGGGGTCTGGAGACGGGTATCCCCATCACGGTGCAGCCCCGGGGCCCGTCGGCAGGGCCAGGAGGCCAGGGAGCCGTCTCTCAGGGCTTGGTGTCTGGACTGGAAGAGGACCAATATGGCCTGCCACTCGCCATCTTCACCAAGGTACCCAGCTCAACCCAGATCCTTTCAGCGTATATTTAGATCTTTATCGGCGTCTGTAGAGCTCTCTCACCGTCGACCAATCAACAAGCAGTGTTTCTAATCCACAGAGACcttgacctgctttttaaattattcACCTACATGTTGCCAAGGCAACAGCCAACTGATTGAGcgttcctctttagttacagggtggatcgttcctctttagttacagggtggatcgttcctctttagttacagggtggatcgttcctctttagttacagggtgggggtggatcgtgcctctttagttacagggtgggggtggatcgttcctctttagttacagggtggatcgtgcctctttagttacagggtgggggtggatcgttcctctttagttacagggtgggggtggatcgttcctctttagttacagggtggatcgttcctctttagttacagggtgggggtggatcgttcctctttagttacagggtgggggtggatcgttcctctttagttacagggtggatcgttcctctttagttacagggtggatcgttcctctttagttacagggtggatcgttcctctttagttacagggtggggtggatcgttcctctttagttacagggtgggggtggatcgttcctctttagttacagggtggggtggatcgttcctctttagttacagggtgggggtggatcgttcctctttagttacagggtggatcgttcctctttagttacagggtggatcgttcctctttagttacagggtggggggtggatcgttcctctttagttacagggtggatcgttcctctttagttacagggtgggggtggatcgttcctctttagttacagggtgggGGTTGATCTTTTAGCCATCATAGAAAAACATCCGATATCTAGATTTATTCTCTGATATCTAGATTTGTAGTAAACTCCACCATAAATGTCAGTTGGTCAGGTATTTGCGTTTTCAAAGCGCCCACACATGGGTGTGGTGACGAGTGGGTGAGAAGAGTTTTTCCAGTactacaaggacacacacacacacacacacacacacacacacacacacacacacacacacacacacacatacgagctCTGCTTTTccagtactacacacacacacacacacacacacacacacacacacacacacacacacacacacacacacacacacacacacacacacacacacacacacatacgagctCTGCTTTTCCAGTactacaaggacacacacacacacacacacatacgagctCTGCTTTTCCagtactacaaacacacacacacacacacacacacatgcgagcTCTGCTTTTCCAGTactacaagacacacacacacacacacacatacgagctCTGCTTTTCCagtactacaaacacacacacacacacacacacacacacacacacacacacacacgcgagctCTGCTTTTCCAGTactacaaggacacacacacacacacacacacgagctctGCTTTTCCAGTactacaaggacacacacacacacacacacacacacacacacacacgagctctGCTTTTCCAGTactacaaggacacacacacacacatacacacacacacacacacacacacacacacacacacacacacacacacacgagctctGCTTTTCCAGTactacaaggacacacacacacacacacacacacatacacatacacatgtgAGCTCTGCTTTTCCAGTactacaaggacacacacacacacacacacacgagctctGCTTTTCCAGTactacaaggacacacacacacacacacacacacacacacacacacacacgagctctGCTTTTCCAGTactacaaggacacacacacacacatacacacacacacacacacacacacacacacacacacacacacacacgagctctGCTTTTCCAGTactacaaggacacacacacacacacacacacacatacacatacacatgcgAGCTCTGCTGTTCCAGTCCTCCCTGCAGGGAAACAGTCAGTTTAATCACCAGAGGGTTGCATAACACCATGGTAAACATTGACCCATTACAAACAACATATAATGATGTTACTGTAACCTCGCTGTTGAGTGTGTCCTCTCTCTGACtagatctacacacacacacacacacacatacattagtGACCTTTAACCTGTATGTGTGTCGTTGCCAGGGTTACCTGTGCCTGCCCTACATGGCCTTGCAGCAGCACCACCTGCTGTCTGATGTCACGGTGCGCGGCTTTGTTGCCGGGGCAACCAACATCCTCTTCCGTCAGCAGAGGCACCTGAGCGACGCAATCGTTGACGTgagtcttcctctctccatctcttcttgctctccttctcttctcgctctccttctcttctcgctctccttctcttctcgctctccttctcttctcgctctccttctcttctcgctctccttctcttctcgctctccatctcttctcgctctccttctcttctcgctctccatctcttctcgctctccttctcttctcgctctccttctctccatctcttctctctcgctctccttctctccatctcttctctctcgctctccttctctctctctctccttctcttctctctctctctctctccttctcttctctctctctctccttctctctctctctccttctctacatctcttctctctctctccttctctacatctattctctctctccctgaagcTGTTAGGGTGCTATTTTGGATGATTTTCGTTATTTTAAAAAATGGCGGCAGTACCGGCTGGATCCCTTATGTATGTATTCAAACAATCTATCACTCTCcttatctctccatctttcctcttTCCAGCAGCCTtgataccactgctggcttgcctctgaagctaagcagggttgttcctggtcagtccctggatgggagaccagatactgctggaagtggtgttggagggctagtaggaggcactctttccactggtctaaaaaaatatataccccaatgccccagggcagtgattggggacattgccccgTGTATggtgccgtctttcagatgggacgttaaacgggtgtcctgactctctgtggtctctAAAGATCCCATAGCACTtgtcgtaagagtaggggtgttaaccccagtgtcctggctataTTCCCGATCTGGCTCTCATAAtgtcacctaatcatcccaatcttccaattggctcattcatctcctctcccctgtaactattccccaggttgttgctgtaaattaaaatgttttttcagtcaatttacctggtaaaatagaTACAATTAAAtctctccatctcgctccatatattctctctccatctcttctctgaatctattggcatgggaaacatatgtttagactgtggtatttcacccagtagataaggGAGTTAATCAAAATAAATtgaatttgttttcaaattctttgtggatctgtgtaatctgagggaaatatgtgtctctaatatggtcatacattgggcaggaggttaggaagtgcagctcagtttccacctcattttgtgggcagtgagcacatagcctgtcttctcttgagagccatgtctgcctacggcggcctttctcaatagcaatgctatgctcactgagtctatacatagtcaaagctttccttaagtttgggtcagtcacggtggtcaggtattctgccactgtgtcctctctgtttagggccatgtagcattctagtttgctctgtttttggttcattctttccagtgtgttaaatagcattctagtttgctctgtttctttgttaactaCTTGACATAATTATGTTTTAGTttactcatgatttggttgggtctaattgtgtttctgtccttgGACTTTGTGGTGTCTGCttatgtttgtgaacagagtcccaggaccagcttgcttaggggactcttctccaggttcatctctctgtaggtgatggctttgtttggGAATCAcatttttaggtggttgtagaattgagttgctcttttctggatttcgataattagcgggtatcggcctaattctgctctgcatgcattatttggtgtttt
The DNA window shown above is from Oncorhynchus masou masou isolate Uvic2021 unplaced genomic scaffold, UVic_Omas_1.1 unplaced_scaffold_2454, whole genome shotgun sequence and carries:
- the LOC135533561 gene encoding late secretory pathway protein AVL9 homolog — translated: MKCSLKVRLADVTRETVQKSVCVLSQVPLYGLLQAKLQLITHAYFEEKDFSQISILKELYEHMNSSLRGTALEGSQVFLGMSPRDLILHFRHKVLILFKLILLEKKVLFYVSPVNRLVGALMTVLSLFPGMIEHGLADSSHYRPKSSVSEDITLGDCVSGAEDLVSVSVTDITNATVELMGEEGFGDTTSTVKASQRTSSSPETSTRENTQLKPPSRTSPDSSESDWETLDPSVLEEGTRDSETGGSGGLETGIPITVQPRGPSAGPGGQGAVSQGLVSGLEEDQYGLPLAIFTKGYLCLPYMALQQHHLLSDVTVRGFVAGATNILFRQQRHLSDAIVDVEEAKLQIGDPELRKLLGLTTADLRFADYLVKHVTENREDVFLDGTGWEGGDEWIRAQFGLYIHSLLSSTLLEDNEKLLADWGAPFISAWRTTHNYRVWFINKHPAMAEITPGHPFQGQYSAADLKLRFSQ